The following coding sequences lie in one Polyangiaceae bacterium genomic window:
- a CDS encoding carboxyl transferase domain-containing protein translates to MAHVPLVPIGKARTEVLDDATFLDHVEVSRQREQVLRERRSEVFAGWGDKYRERVHQKGKLTARERIAQLQDPGSRSYDVGTFVNYGLEYQGGLKSPGAGVVTAFVRIEGRWCMVIANDNTVASGSWWPRTPEKIQRAQNMALRLRIPVVYLVDSSGLFLPEQSRAFPGMRGAGHIFKMNSLLSAHGVPQIAGVFGDCIAGGGYMPIISDRVYMTEQAYMVIAGAALIKGAKSQKMTSLGIGGPEVHVHISGCADVRVPNDEVLLENIKREVRKLPSSGADYYRGDARAVDPAFPGPEISGLLPPDHREAYDAQEILARLCDQSLFWEVMPSIGEEMICGVGRLGGLYAGFIINRQGLVGDPEHPGKRRPAGILYRGGIAKISEFSRSCNADGIPIIWLQDISGFDIGAEAEAHGLLAYGSSLIYTNSTNDTPMFTVLLRKASGAGYYAMSGLPYDPVVQLSTTLSRLSVMEGRTLAIAAYNTKLDDNFEILSQDPAERAKIEGEMRQVEQRIEADMDPYVAARQMDTDEIVELGELRGYLTMLVEAAYQSAGTRRIKNSRIWSLHDLSVLVEAVR, encoded by the coding sequence ATGGCCCACGTTCCCCTCGTCCCCATCGGCAAGGCGCGCACGGAGGTGCTGGACGACGCGACGTTTCTCGACCACGTGGAAGTGAGTCGTCAGCGCGAACAGGTGCTTCGCGAGCGACGCAGCGAAGTGTTTGCGGGCTGGGGGGACAAGTACCGCGAGCGCGTGCACCAAAAGGGCAAGCTCACCGCACGCGAGCGCATCGCCCAGTTGCAGGACCCCGGATCCCGCAGCTACGACGTGGGCACTTTCGTCAACTACGGACTCGAGTACCAGGGTGGCCTGAAGTCACCAGGCGCGGGCGTGGTCACGGCCTTCGTTCGCATCGAGGGGCGCTGGTGCATGGTCATCGCCAACGACAACACCGTGGCCAGCGGCTCTTGGTGGCCCCGCACGCCAGAGAAGATTCAGCGCGCGCAGAACATGGCGCTGCGCTTGCGCATTCCCGTGGTGTATCTGGTGGACTCGAGCGGTTTGTTCTTGCCCGAGCAGTCCCGCGCCTTCCCAGGGATGCGCGGCGCCGGGCACATCTTCAAGATGAACAGCTTGCTGTCGGCCCACGGTGTGCCGCAGATCGCAGGCGTGTTCGGCGATTGCATCGCTGGTGGTGGGTACATGCCGATCATCAGCGACCGCGTGTACATGACCGAGCAGGCCTACATGGTGATTGCCGGCGCCGCACTGATCAAAGGAGCCAAGAGCCAAAAGATGACCAGCTTGGGCATCGGTGGGCCCGAGGTACACGTGCACATCAGCGGCTGTGCGGACGTGCGAGTGCCGAACGACGAGGTCCTGCTGGAGAACATCAAGCGCGAAGTTCGCAAGTTGCCCAGCTCCGGCGCGGACTACTACCGAGGCGACGCGCGCGCGGTCGATCCTGCGTTTCCCGGCCCGGAGATTTCCGGGCTCTTGCCGCCCGACCATCGCGAAGCCTACGACGCGCAGGAGATCCTGGCCCGGCTCTGCGATCAGAGCCTCTTTTGGGAAGTGATGCCCTCCATTGGCGAAGAGATGATTTGCGGCGTTGGCCGCTTGGGTGGTCTCTACGCCGGTTTCATCATCAACCGCCAGGGACTCGTGGGGGATCCAGAGCATCCGGGCAAGCGCCGGCCGGCTGGGATTCTGTATCGCGGTGGCATTGCCAAGATCAGCGAGTTCTCCCGCAGCTGTAACGCCGACGGCATTCCCATAATCTGGTTGCAGGACATCTCGGGCTTCGACATTGGCGCCGAGGCGGAGGCGCACGGGCTGTTGGCGTATGGCTCGAGCCTTATCTACACGAACTCCACCAACGACACGCCCATGTTCACGGTGCTGCTTCGCAAGGCATCGGGTGCCGGCTACTACGCCATGAGCGGCCTGCCCTACGACCCCGTCGTGCAACTCTCCACGACGCTGTCGCGACTCTCGGTCATGGAGGGGCGGACGCTCGCGATCGCTGCCTACAACACCAAGCTGGACGACAACTTCGAGATCCTGAGCCAAGACCCAGCCGAGCGTGCGAAAATCGAGGGAGAAATGCGTCAAGTGGAGCAGCGCATCGAGGCCGATATGGACCCCTACGTGGCAGCACGGCAGATGGACACCGACGAAATCGTCGAACTGGGTGAGCTTCGCGGTTACCTGACGATGCTGGTGGAAGCCGCATATCAGAGCGCGGGAACCCGGCGCATCAAGAACTCACGCATTTGGTCGCTTCACGACCTCTCGGTGCTGGTGGAGGCCGTGCGATGA
- the tadA gene encoding tRNA adenosine(34) deaminase TadA has protein sequence MTRHEHWMREALQEADIAGSAGDVPVGAVIVSADDVLLARGHNRREQDQDPTAHAEVVALRAAARATGHWRLEGATLYVTLEPCPMCAGALVNARIGRVVYGAVDPKAGALESLYNMANDLRLNHRYEAVGGVLAEECAQRLRRFFAKLRAAGEK, from the coding sequence ATGACGCGCCACGAGCATTGGATGCGCGAAGCCTTGCAGGAGGCCGACATTGCGGGCAGCGCCGGCGACGTGCCGGTCGGCGCAGTGATCGTGAGCGCCGATGACGTGCTCCTGGCGCGGGGTCACAATCGCCGTGAGCAGGATCAGGATCCCACCGCTCACGCCGAGGTCGTCGCGCTGCGTGCCGCCGCACGAGCGACCGGCCACTGGCGCCTCGAAGGGGCGACGTTGTACGTGACCCTGGAGCCATGCCCCATGTGTGCAGGCGCGCTCGTCAACGCTCGAATTGGGCGTGTGGTCTACGGCGCGGTCGACCCCAAAGCGGGCGCGTTGGAGTCCCTCTACAACATGGCCAACGACCTTCGACTCAACCATCGCTACGAAGCCGTTGGCGGCGTGCTGGCAGAGGAGTGCGCTCAACGCCTGCGCCGGTTCTTTGCCAAGCTGCGCGCCGCCGGCGAGAAGTAG
- a CDS encoding AraC family transcriptional regulator yields MPQSPSTLAGVARVDVTVVDGLRVRSWHHRWGPTDFPACSHAEVEASWVIDGSVEYQFDTTRMRVAAGQGMVLPARLRHATRLSPGARAGSAWLSDEWVTSVAAAMGRHIPARPTLLLNASVLIQLGVLLEGEAEEASAGRALSARALATTLAVALLRAAPQTTGGPVSADPRIRAVLRLIETRYAEALTVDDLARAAGVSRFHMSRLFRDELGMSPYQYLLRIRLERARELIATGQRVTDAALSVGFSDLGRFARAFRTRYGHNPREIATQAHGSLFA; encoded by the coding sequence ATGCCTCAGAGCCCCTCGACCCTCGCCGGAGTCGCCCGCGTGGACGTCACCGTGGTGGACGGCCTGCGGGTGCGAAGCTGGCACCATCGCTGGGGGCCGACGGACTTCCCCGCTTGCTCACACGCTGAGGTGGAGGCTTCGTGGGTGATCGACGGGAGCGTGGAGTATCAGTTCGATACGACCCGCATGCGGGTCGCGGCCGGGCAAGGCATGGTCTTACCCGCACGGCTTCGGCACGCAACGCGACTCTCGCCAGGCGCGCGCGCTGGGTCGGCGTGGCTCTCGGATGAGTGGGTGACGAGCGTCGCGGCTGCCATGGGCCGCCACATTCCAGCTCGGCCTACCCTGCTGCTGAACGCGAGCGTACTCATCCAACTGGGCGTGCTGCTCGAGGGCGAAGCCGAGGAAGCCAGCGCGGGCCGAGCCCTCTCCGCGCGTGCATTGGCGACGACCCTCGCGGTGGCGCTGCTTCGAGCCGCTCCCCAAACCACAGGAGGCCCAGTCAGCGCCGACCCGAGAATCCGGGCGGTCCTTCGACTGATCGAGACCCGCTATGCGGAAGCGCTCACGGTCGATGATCTGGCGCGAGCGGCCGGAGTCAGTCGGTTTCACATGAGCCGCCTCTTTCGTGACGAACTCGGCATGAGCCCCTATCAGTACTTGTTGCGAATCCGCCTGGAGCGAGCAAGGGAACTGATCGCAACGGGACAGCGGGTGACCGATGCGGCGCTGTCAGTGGGCTTTAGTGATCTCGGCCGGTTCGCGCGAGCCTTTCGCACGCGCTACGGACACAATCCGAGAGAGATTGCGACGCAAGCGCACGGATCGCTTTTCGCTTAG
- a CDS encoding RpiB/LacA/LacB family sugar-phosphate isomerase, which translates to MRIAVVSDEPYAVHDVVVAELEHRGHEVVRFGAIATAAEHPWAEVAEEAAMAVARGDCAEGIFFCWTGTGISIAANKVAGIRAALCGDPGTAAGARVWNHANVLCLSNRTLSPDMAKEVLAAWFDTDPGEKGAPGVDALTRVDATHRRA; encoded by the coding sequence ATGCGCATCGCCGTCGTCTCCGACGAGCCCTACGCCGTACACGATGTCGTCGTGGCAGAGCTCGAGCACCGCGGGCACGAAGTCGTGCGTTTCGGCGCCATCGCCACCGCCGCGGAGCATCCCTGGGCCGAGGTCGCCGAGGAGGCGGCGATGGCAGTCGCGAGGGGCGACTGCGCGGAGGGAATCTTCTTTTGCTGGACCGGCACGGGCATCTCCATCGCCGCCAACAAGGTCGCGGGAATTCGCGCGGCACTGTGTGGCGATCCGGGAACTGCAGCCGGAGCACGGGTGTGGAATCACGCCAACGTGCTGTGCCTGTCGAACCGCACCTTGAGCCCAGACATGGCGAAGGAAGTCCTCGCTGCCTGGTTCGACACGGACCCTGGCGAAAAAGGTGCACCTGGCGTCGACGCGCTCACTCGCGTCGACGCGACTCACCGGCGCGCGTGA
- a CDS encoding biosynthetic peptidoglycan transglycosylase, translating into MRRAYKIAGVAGVLALVGATIVFGPLVRAKARAAAEERGMEVAIGSVRPGPGRIWLRGISVTLPQVPSVSLELDAVEVRVGPLLDVKSIRVHGGRVQVKGTLQTVRQELDDYRSKRRAATGGAASRRELSVDGIDLTWEDIEEGAEPQHAWGLRYSRDSEGESFDADLVRASYAGVALALSRGSLRLDSERRLSRVGSEGATLELDTARVQPLRRAIATEQEEPAKQPQDGPPAAPTQKKPSAVKEPKPPSLLERRFPLDAGRPGRIVELVQSLARGLELALPAKGEVDLNGVKLRLRHRGERLALGPVRVSVTHDGKLASLNVVPSAEAKQPLRVALKLPLSPGEVELSVAGGPVPLATLGMERGDLGIQNLDEATLELDATLRIAKDGSKLHGFGHGKVAHLNLEQKWLAPKPVRQLEVGFRGRGSMAVDGSRVDVEEGELSLGKVRTEAKGFVRRSAGKNGERLQLVLEGGVPLASCQTMLDSLPEGLAPLLRDMQASGTFTMSGRLELDTDKPADVVTRWDVGNQCRITATPADVSPQRFKSTWTREVRGGDGRLVQIQSGPGTASWTPRSAISKHMDTAVLICEDGHFFGHNGFDEEAIRNSIRENLKAGKFLRGASTISMQLAKNLYLPRDKTLSRKLQEAVLTLLLEQQLTKDEILELYLNVIEYGPGIYGIGPAAAYYFNAAPHQLSLGQSLYLASVLPNPKRHYFGADGRVTPGWMGYLRKLMRIGYKIRRVSEAELGDALLEEVTFKVPYSPRLPSDEEEVPADPFETTPAPAP; encoded by the coding sequence ATGCGACGAGCCTACAAGATCGCGGGCGTAGCTGGTGTGCTCGCCCTGGTCGGCGCTACGATCGTCTTTGGTCCGCTGGTGCGAGCCAAGGCGCGCGCGGCGGCGGAGGAACGCGGCATGGAGGTCGCCATCGGCAGCGTGCGCCCCGGGCCAGGGCGTATCTGGCTCCGCGGCATCTCGGTCACGCTTCCGCAAGTGCCGTCGGTTTCGCTGGAGCTGGACGCAGTGGAGGTGCGTGTCGGCCCACTGCTCGACGTCAAGAGCATCCGAGTCCACGGCGGTCGCGTGCAGGTGAAGGGCACCTTGCAGACCGTTCGCCAAGAGCTCGACGATTACCGAAGCAAGCGGCGTGCTGCAACGGGCGGCGCAGCGAGCCGGCGCGAGCTTTCAGTCGACGGCATCGACTTGACCTGGGAGGACATCGAAGAGGGGGCAGAGCCGCAGCACGCCTGGGGCCTGCGTTACTCGCGTGACAGCGAGGGGGAGAGCTTCGACGCGGATCTGGTTCGTGCGTCCTACGCAGGTGTGGCACTGGCACTCAGTCGCGGCAGCCTGCGGCTGGATTCAGAACGTCGCCTGAGCCGCGTCGGTTCCGAGGGCGCTACCTTGGAACTCGACACGGCGCGCGTGCAGCCACTGCGTCGCGCGATCGCGACCGAACAGGAGGAGCCCGCGAAGCAGCCGCAGGACGGCCCTCCGGCGGCCCCGACGCAGAAGAAGCCCTCGGCCGTCAAAGAGCCTAAACCGCCAAGCTTGCTGGAGCGGCGCTTTCCCCTGGATGCGGGGCGGCCGGGGCGAATCGTCGAGTTGGTGCAGAGTCTGGCGCGAGGCTTGGAACTCGCCCTTCCCGCGAAGGGGGAAGTGGATCTCAACGGCGTCAAGCTGCGATTGCGGCATCGCGGCGAGCGTCTCGCCCTCGGACCTGTACGCGTCAGCGTGACGCACGATGGAAAGCTCGCGTCCTTGAACGTGGTGCCGAGCGCGGAGGCAAAGCAACCCCTGCGTGTAGCTCTCAAACTGCCCCTGAGTCCCGGGGAAGTGGAGCTGTCCGTTGCGGGCGGACCAGTGCCCTTGGCCACGCTGGGGATGGAACGCGGTGACCTCGGAATTCAGAACTTGGACGAAGCTACCCTCGAGTTGGATGCGACCCTGCGCATCGCGAAAGATGGCAGCAAGCTTCACGGCTTCGGCCACGGCAAGGTCGCCCACTTGAACCTCGAGCAGAAGTGGCTTGCACCCAAACCCGTGCGTCAGTTGGAAGTCGGATTCCGAGGCCGTGGCTCGATGGCCGTGGACGGATCGCGCGTGGACGTCGAGGAGGGCGAGCTGTCCCTGGGCAAGGTGCGCACCGAAGCGAAGGGTTTCGTGCGACGCAGCGCGGGCAAGAACGGCGAGCGCCTGCAACTCGTGTTGGAAGGTGGAGTCCCTCTCGCCTCCTGCCAGACGATGCTCGACTCATTGCCCGAGGGACTCGCGCCGCTGCTCCGTGACATGCAGGCCTCCGGGACGTTCACCATGTCCGGTCGTCTCGAACTCGATACGGACAAACCCGCGGATGTGGTGACGCGCTGGGACGTGGGCAACCAATGCCGCATCACTGCGACCCCTGCCGACGTGTCACCGCAGCGTTTCAAGTCGACCTGGACGCGTGAAGTGCGCGGGGGAGACGGGCGGCTGGTCCAGATCCAGAGCGGGCCGGGGACGGCGTCGTGGACGCCTCGCAGCGCGATCTCGAAGCACATGGATACTGCCGTGCTCATCTGCGAAGACGGTCACTTCTTCGGCCACAACGGCTTCGACGAGGAGGCGATTCGCAACTCCATTCGCGAGAACCTCAAGGCCGGCAAGTTCCTGCGCGGCGCGAGCACGATCAGCATGCAGTTGGCGAAGAACCTGTATCTGCCGCGCGACAAGACCCTGTCGCGCAAGTTGCAGGAAGCCGTCTTGACCCTGCTGCTGGAGCAGCAACTGACCAAGGACGAGATCCTCGAACTCTACTTGAACGTGATCGAGTACGGGCCGGGGATCTACGGCATTGGCCCGGCTGCCGCGTACTACTTCAACGCAGCACCCCACCAGCTGTCCTTGGGTCAATCCTTGTATCTGGCCAGTGTGCTGCCCAATCCCAAACGACACTACTTCGGTGCCGACGGGCGCGTGACGCCAGGTTGGATGGGTTATCTGCGCAAGCTGATGCGCATTGGCTACAAGATTCGTCGGGTTTCCGAAGCGGAGCTGGGGGACGCGCTGCTGGAAGAGGTGACCTTCAAGGTCCCCTACTCGCCGCGCTTGCCCAGCGATGAAGAGGAAGTGCCGGCGGACCCCTTCGAGACGACGCCCGCGCCGGCGCCGTGA
- a CDS encoding redoxin domain-containing protein translates to MKTGLCATALLTLACAGAPPPAAAPPRVRVLPSEPAAPEANPEPLIRGDSSRGWLGVEMVQAPSAEGGVLVRDVLRASPAERAGIRPGDRIQRVDGEAVSTPRDVVRVVSGRPAGTRLSVALETASGPRMLAVTLAPAPADDSDVMRVRFLGQPAPRFEALSTVQGTTPGSLRDLRGKVVVIEFWASWCAVCRFIVPKLNQWRDQYQAQGLELLAVTTDPIATASTSSAQLQMSYTVLADPSGKTTEAYRALALPTLFVIDKRGVVRETVVGYDADSFQATQRLIERLLAED, encoded by the coding sequence GTGAAGACTGGGCTCTGCGCTACCGCCCTGCTGACGCTAGCGTGTGCGGGAGCGCCGCCGCCCGCTGCGGCCCCACCCCGCGTTCGCGTTCTGCCCAGCGAGCCGGCCGCCCCCGAAGCGAATCCGGAACCGCTCATCCGCGGTGACTCCTCCCGCGGTTGGCTCGGTGTCGAGATGGTGCAGGCGCCATCTGCTGAGGGCGGGGTCTTGGTGAGGGATGTTCTTCGGGCTTCACCTGCGGAGCGCGCGGGGATCCGCCCGGGCGATCGCATCCAGCGTGTGGATGGCGAGGCCGTCTCCACCCCACGAGACGTGGTTCGCGTCGTGAGTGGGCGCCCTGCCGGCACGCGACTCAGCGTTGCGCTCGAGACTGCCAGCGGCCCACGGATGCTGGCAGTGACGCTGGCACCCGCGCCTGCGGACGACTCGGACGTGATGCGTGTCCGCTTCCTGGGTCAACCCGCGCCGCGCTTCGAAGCCCTGTCGACGGTCCAAGGCACTACGCCCGGCTCCCTGCGCGACTTGCGCGGGAAGGTGGTGGTGATCGAATTTTGGGCATCGTGGTGTGCCGTATGTCGCTTCATCGTTCCCAAGTTGAACCAGTGGCGTGATCAGTACCAGGCGCAAGGGCTGGAGTTGCTCGCGGTCACCACGGACCCTATTGCCACAGCGAGCACGTCGTCCGCGCAACTGCAGATGAGCTACACGGTGCTCGCCGATCCCAGCGGCAAGACCACCGAGGCCTATCGTGCCCTCGCACTACCCACGTTGTTCGTGATCGACAAGCGAGGCGTGGTGCGCGAAACCGTCGTCGGCTACGACGCCGATAGCTTCCAAGCCACCCAGCGCTTGATCGAACGGCTGCTTGCGGAGGACTGA
- a CDS encoding shikimate dehydrogenase, which produces MASGVTLCGSLSRYPVGLGRAMHEAGYRALNLPFVYVPFATEDLPGALAGMRALGIRGFGISMPFKLEIMPLLDELDALACQIGAVNTVVNEDGVLRGYNTDADGALRALREVRDVAGRSVVVVGAGGAARAVVYALANAGARVRVVNRTEDKARALAEQVGANVPQAVTWARLGPAAFEGAEILVQATSATMSDLGARSPIPDSALTPDTIVMDIVYKPVRTVLIEAAERRGLQTVDGSRMLLHQACRQFELYTGGPAPLEAMDAALREQLR; this is translated from the coding sequence ATGGCCTCCGGCGTGACGCTGTGCGGTTCCCTCTCGCGCTATCCCGTAGGGCTCGGCAGAGCCATGCACGAAGCGGGCTATCGCGCACTGAACCTCCCCTTCGTGTACGTACCCTTTGCGACCGAAGATCTTCCCGGGGCGCTTGCAGGCATGCGAGCCCTCGGCATTCGTGGCTTCGGTATCTCCATGCCCTTCAAGCTCGAGATCATGCCGCTTCTCGACGAGCTCGACGCGCTGGCGTGTCAGATCGGCGCAGTCAACACCGTGGTCAACGAAGACGGCGTGCTTCGCGGCTACAACACCGACGCCGATGGAGCCTTGCGGGCACTGCGCGAGGTGCGAGACGTGGCCGGCAGGAGCGTCGTAGTCGTGGGAGCCGGGGGAGCGGCGCGCGCCGTGGTGTACGCCCTGGCGAACGCCGGTGCACGGGTACGCGTCGTCAATCGCACCGAGGACAAGGCTCGCGCGCTTGCCGAACAGGTTGGAGCGAACGTGCCGCAGGCCGTGACTTGGGCTCGTCTTGGGCCCGCGGCCTTCGAGGGCGCGGAAATCTTGGTTCAGGCAACGTCTGCGACCATGTCGGATCTCGGTGCACGCTCGCCGATCCCTGATTCGGCCCTCACCCCTGACACCATCGTCATGGACATCGTCTACAAACCGGTGCGCACCGTATTGATTGAAGCGGCGGAGCGACGAGGGCTGCAGACGGTCGACGGCAGCCGCATGTTGCTGCACCAAGCCTGTCGTCAGTTCGAACTCTACACCGGCGGCCCCGCACCCCTCGAAGCCATGGACGCGGCGCTGCGAGAGCAGCTGCGCTAG
- a CDS encoding biotin/lipoyl-containing protein — MSEAGGRVFERTLTALTREHGDKLVIVAPQPGKARGGPALGALVQPLSLVGELEVLGVLYLLRADANARGIVVARPGNEAARRNVGYGDVLFELDPNVGAGAEAVTEQATQAATHGEHFRAPSSGRFYSRPAPGKAPFIEVGDTLVSGTPVALLEVMKTFNRITYGGAGLPERARVVRVLVDDGADVEMGQPLLEIEALPSS; from the coding sequence ATGAGCGAAGCAGGCGGTCGCGTCTTCGAGCGCACGCTCACAGCATTGACGCGAGAGCATGGGGACAAGCTCGTCATCGTCGCACCCCAACCCGGCAAAGCGCGAGGTGGACCAGCGCTCGGCGCGCTGGTGCAGCCGCTGTCCCTCGTCGGTGAATTGGAGGTGCTGGGAGTGCTCTATTTGCTACGCGCAGACGCCAACGCGCGCGGCATCGTCGTTGCCCGTCCAGGCAACGAGGCCGCACGCAGAAACGTGGGCTACGGCGACGTGCTGTTCGAGCTGGACCCCAACGTGGGAGCTGGCGCCGAGGCCGTCACGGAGCAAGCGACGCAAGCTGCGACCCATGGTGAGCACTTTCGCGCGCCGTCGAGCGGTCGCTTCTACTCGCGCCCGGCGCCAGGCAAGGCGCCCTTCATCGAGGTGGGTGACACCCTGGTCAGCGGCACTCCCGTGGCGCTGCTCGAAGTGATGAAGACCTTCAACCGCATCACCTACGGCGGCGCCGGATTGCCAGAACGCGCGCGTGTGGTGCGGGTGCTGGTTGATGATGGCGCCGACGTCGAGATGGGACAGCCGCTGCTGGAGATCGAAGCGCTACCCTCGAGTTGA